Genomic DNA from bacterium:
AGCATTATTTGATACAGGCTTATTTCATACATATGTTGTAAGACAATTTTTAGAAGGTGTCCCTATCCGGCGGGTTCCTCGTCCTTATAGGATATCGTTAGGCGGAAGAACTTTTGAAGTAAAAGAATGCTGTACAATCATAGGGGAAATTGAGGGCTATGGGTTTCATACCGAAGCAATTCCTATTGACAAGTTGGGAAAGGTAGATGGCAAATCTATTAATGCAATTATTGGGGCGGGAACACTTGAGGAATGGGAGATACTCATAAACCCAAAAAATGGAGCTCTTGACTTATCGGGCTTAAAAAGAGGTGAATTTACAGAGTATTGAAACAAAAAGGAGGTGTAAAATGTCCACAGGATGCTGTGCAAAAAGGATTTGGCTCATATCTATAGTGCTCACATTTTTAGTCGCTTTGCTTGCTTATGCACAGGAGAAGAAACTTACTAAAGAGCAAGCATTGCAGCTTATAGAGGAATATAAGGTAAGGGAAGCAGCTGCAAATGCAAAGATAGGAGAAGAGAGTTTGAAATTGGAAGCCATTAAAGCTGAAATTGCTGAACTTGACAAGAAAATTGCAGATCTCGAAGCTCAAATAGCTAAACTTAAACCGAAAGAGGTTAAGCCTAAAATAGAGAAGAAGGTAGAAGTGGGCGATATTTACATAGTAAAACCAGGTGATTGGCTATCTAAGCTTGCCGAATATCCTGAAGTTTACGGTAGGGGTAATTATGCAAAATGGCATGCTATTTATGAAGCTAATAAAGACCTTATAAAGAATCCAGACCTCATATATCCGGGTTGGAAGCTTAAGATACCAAGACCTTGAGAATTAAAATAGGGACGGCCATTCCTAATTAAAGTAAGGAATAGCCGTCCTTCTTTTTAAATGGCAAAATTGCGTATCTCTTTAAAAGGGGTAGAACCTTTGACTATTTTTGGTGAAAGGGATGAAAATTTACGCCTCCTTTCAAAAAATTACGACTCAAAAATTGTGTTAAGGGGTGAAGATGTTATTTTGCAAGGTGAACCTGATAAACTCTCTATCTTAAAGGAAGAGATTTTATCACTTATAAAGAAATCGAAGGCTGGTAGGGGTTTGATTAATCAAACCCCTACAAAAGAATATACAGGAGCTGAGGTCCTCGTGACTCCAAAATGTATAGTAAAGCCAAGAACTACTGGTCAAGTCCAGTATTTAAAAGCATTAGATAAATTTGACATAGTTGCTTGTATAGGTCCTGCAGGTACTGGTAAGACTTATCTTGCTGTTGCAAAGGCAGTTGATTTACTGAGAAAGGGAGCTGTACATAGAGTTATACTTACAAGACCTGCTGTTGAGGCAGGAGAGCGGCTTGGTTTTCTACCCGGTGACTTCAAGGAGAAAATAGACCCATACTTACGGCCACTTTACGACGCTCTCTATGAATTAATGCCTTATGATAAGATAAAGCATTATATTGAAGAGCGTGTTATTGAGATAGCTCCGCTTGCTTATATGAGAGGTAGAAATCTTGACAACTCTTTTGTAATTCTTGATGAAGGCCAAAACACGCAAAAAATTCAAATGAAGATGTTTTTGACAAGACTTGGTATAGGGTCAAGGACTTGTATTACTGGCGATGTAACTCAGATTGATTTACAAGATTCAAAGGAGTCAGGTCTTCTTCACATTCAACGAATACTTTCCGGTATTTCTGGTATTAAATTTGTGTGGCTTTCTGAAAAAGATATTGTTAGACACCCGTTAGTGAGGAAGATAGTAAAAGCTTATGAAAAAGAAGCTAAACATTAAGCATATTGCGTTATTTGTTGGTTTTTTAATACTACTTAATTTTTTACATCCTCCCCTATTTTCAATAAAAACTGTCTTAAAACCGGGTGATATTGCGCCAAGGGATATAATAGCACCTCACACTTTTTACATAGAGAAAAGTAAGAAGAAACTTCAAGAAGAGAGGATAAAGGCACGTGAATCTGTCCCTTATGTTCTTAATA
This window encodes:
- a CDS encoding LysM peptidoglycan-binding domain-containing protein — its product is MSTGCCAKRIWLISIVLTFLVALLAYAQEKKLTKEQALQLIEEYKVREAAANAKIGEESLKLEAIKAEIAELDKKIADLEAQIAKLKPKEVKPKIEKKVEVGDIYIVKPGDWLSKLAEYPEVYGRGNYAKWHAIYEANKDLIKNPDLIYPGWKLKIPRP
- a CDS encoding PhoH family protein; amino-acid sequence: MAKLRISLKGVEPLTIFGERDENLRLLSKNYDSKIVLRGEDVILQGEPDKLSILKEEILSLIKKSKAGRGLINQTPTKEYTGAEVLVTPKCIVKPRTTGQVQYLKALDKFDIVACIGPAGTGKTYLAVAKAVDLLRKGAVHRVILTRPAVEAGERLGFLPGDFKEKIDPYLRPLYDALYELMPYDKIKHYIEERVIEIAPLAYMRGRNLDNSFVILDEGQNTQKIQMKMFLTRLGIGSRTCITGDVTQIDLQDSKESGLLHIQRILSGISGIKFVWLSEKDIVRHPLVRKIVKAYEKEAKH